GCAATCGCGCCCGCGCTTCCCGCTCCAAGCCCACGAGGCGCTCGGCAATGTTGCGCACGCGCTTGATGATCGCCTTCTCCGCCCGCCCTAAGGTGAGCTGGTTGGAGATCTGGAAGATGTTCCCTTGCACGCGGCTCCCCTCGCCATAGAAGCCACGCACGGTAATCTCGCTCCCCGCAAACTCCTTGAGCGCCTTGTCGACCTCCTCAAGCAGCGCCAATGCCGGCAGATGGGCGAAGATGGACACGCGCATCCCTGTGCCGGTGTTGGTGGGGCAGGCTGTCAGGTAGCCAAACTGCTCGGAGAAGGCATAGTCGAGCTGCTCGCCGAGCTCGTCGTCCAGCGTGCGCACCGCTTCCCACGCCTCTTCGATCTGCAGACCGGAGGCGATGGCCTGCAGGCGCAAGTGGTCCTCCTCGTTGACCATCACCGCAAGGGTCTGCGTCCGGTCCGCGAACACTACGGCCTGCTCGGGGCGCTCGGCAGACTGCGAGCTCACCAGGCGCCGCTCCATGAGGAAGCGCCTATCCAGGGCGGAGAGCTCATCCAGCCGCACGTGCAGCGTCTGCCGCAGCGCCCGGCTTGTGGCCATCGCCTCAGCCACCTGGCGGCAGACGCTTTCCCGCTCCTCGGCAGGGGCGGCTCCAGGGAAGCGAAGACCGTGCAAGTTGCGGGCCAGTCGCACGCGACTGGTGATGATTATGTCGGCCTCCGGCCCGCTCCCGTCCAGCCACGCACAGAGCTGGCCTTCCAGGACGGCAACCGCCGCGCTTGCCCTTGTTCTGGCCTGCGCCTCTTTGTCCTCTTCACTGCTCCCCATGCTTCGACCTGCCACGCTGGGTCTCCAGATCGGTGATCAGGTCCCTGAGGCGCGCCGCCTCCTCAAACTCCTCCCTAGCCACTGCCTCGGCCAACTGCTGCCGCAGCCGCTCAATGTCCGGGTGCTCCACGGCATCGCGTAACGCTGGCGGCCGCATACCGATGTGCTTATTGCTCCCGTGGATGCGCCGCAAGATAAACTTGAGGTCTTCACGGAAAGTTTCATAGCACTGGGCGCAGCCAAGGAGTGCAGTCCGCTCAAAGTCCTCTTTGGTGATGCCACACCCTTGGCACTTCAGCGAGCCTACCGTGCGCGTGCTCGTCGGTAACTGCGTACCGAGAAACCCCACAATCATGGCGCCAAAGGTGGAGGGCAAAGCGCCAAAGGGAATGGCCAAGCCCTTCTCCTCCGCGCACTGCTTGCAGAGGTGGAGCTCGGTGTGCTCGTCATTGATGACCTGGGTCAATTTGAGCGTGGCCGGGTTGACGCCACACAGGTCACACACAATCATGAGCGGTTCGCCACCACGTTGTTCTTGATGCGCCCGTCATAGAGTTCGATCACCCGGTCT
The genomic region above belongs to candidate division KSB1 bacterium and contains:
- a CDS encoding protein arginine kinase codes for the protein MAGRSMGSSEEDKEAQARTRASAAVAVLEGQLCAWLDGSGPEADIIITSRVRLARNLHGLRFPGAAPAEERESVCRQVAEAMATSRALRQTLHVRLDELSALDRRFLMERRLVSSQSAERPEQAVVFADRTQTLAVMVNEEDHLRLQAIASGLQIEEAWEAVRTLDDELGEQLDYAFSEQFGYLTACPTNTGTGMRVSIFAHLPALALLEEVDKALKEFAGSEITVRGFYGEGSRVQGNIFQISNQLTLGRAEKAIIKRVRNIAERLVGLEREARARLLQQRPLRVRDLVYRARALLQHAQLISSLELMNLLPAVRVGSELGLLPPIPRRRLNELLVIALPAHLQKRAGKEMDNEERDAYRAQFVRDYLEV
- a CDS encoding UvrB/UvrC motif-containing protein, which encodes MIVCDLCGVNPATLKLTQVINDEHTELHLCKQCAEEKGLAIPFGALPSTFGAMIVGFLGTQLPTSTRTVGSLKCQGCGITKEDFERTALLGCAQCYETFREDLKFILRRIHGSNKHIGMRPPALRDAVEHPDIERLRQQLAEAVAREEFEEAARLRDLITDLETQRGRSKHGEQ